One window from the genome of Osmerus eperlanus chromosome 3, fOsmEpe2.1, whole genome shotgun sequence encodes:
- the cracdla gene encoding mucin-5AC isoform X2: MCRRTEAWGFRQDRALVNRGHGTARQRRRGEREEEEREREEEERATCRHLCIIETMESVMGDTEDNSEELAGKRKSKMKSLKSRLFGKKRKEGEGEKKLSQSVSNMEGDGLGSEEDLVSTQGTLGSRALSHESIFVADQGSPGPEPPRVLSQENVHSSIKALQEKLQLQNMRLGPPPLVVPIKRQEDLGGSSEDDGLPHSPSETCQGDAAPRGGSYKAFSQSSSRPLSPIARPPRSMPLHSAPQSVVSPVTEPSTVDFSSPAQFTPCLDNSAARHRMAIKPRNQRASAKTRRLTTNEPRPRSESFNTFERPLSEKEEEEGLAVAKEMARLRSFSTQVFGAGGTGLTTSTAPPGSPLKTPEFTPLRSAPLEVPRSSSPTLHLSHRGSPQKHTLSGVSSPGPVTPQPPQKPVEPMAGKQPQPLFAQSKPELRERKEGTGTTPSSQALAANSGELKTPAPSPARRDLESSESPINPKNLTGSDRPFASLSAVEALKTSLRRGSQEVASPGEASNSASLVSISQEDLGQPEAGSTGGLRKVASGPGTGSGPFKFSINSSRVEQERPRTGSLLGLMEPAGTGLRKEDRERGAEMRVNPSNMSGQEQRASKQEGLKLREQPPDPLPERGDKATVGTAKQGDPKPGVPPQNPVTSCDRREILRKDQSESPSPPVAAMDTGVMEGEEVESHEGVEEAMEAKEEEVGKEEEAKAAFGIKLRCTSLSLKCRLDARAAEVSESKVRWNSVEGGGTTPPLAPSNPGSKSLVADKTSDQENHSSKKPLTNTSKTDAATLNARTGSFRQADPGATVNPPPPSLKDVHIVSSAASPPAEASSQASGPKEAQASPATPHPDPQASAPEVSWMSFAMEKTRNLQQLFTSRLPREFPGMQQAAPQPQAKTQAQTQAQTQAQTQAQTQAQTQAQTQTQTQAQTQTQATTQAQAQPQPQIQRQTQVFSQAKTQALTQSQTQKVTQPQAQTVTPQTGNASQPPTTKQLPAEIRTAAESQPTSQQQTAKLPQTPSIIQPQTQTPGQPKAATQTTKQVHTAKLPQPESMTQTAKQTAQPTIPQTVAQFSPRVSQTPQQPSLRTTQPFLRSLPQARGENTSQATPWSPLSSSPKSSPSQPPWSSRGLHSSPQPRATIPAQVSTTAPPPDPTPVSAPVPTLVPASAPAQAPASVPSPASAPVLGRGETRGSLQRRGDGTTESEKRAVRTGTLGQRTAAFQEKISDSTPSAGAKVELRRTALESTAISKTVSGPETSTESSPTKVPGRLTDREDQCLSSSSPLQNISNSGQPSWMELAKRKSMAWSDKTMD; encoded by the exons ATGTGTCGGAGGACAGAAGCCTGGGGGTTTAGACAGGACCGAGCCTTGGTGAACAGGGGACACGGCACAGCGAggcagcggaggagaggagagagggaggaggaggagagagagagggaagaggaggagagagctacTTGTAGGCACCTG TGTATAATAGAAACAATGGAGTCTGTAATGGGAGACACAGAGGACAACTCTGAAGAGCTTGCAG GGAAGAGGAAGTCAAAGATGAAGAGTCTCAAGTCTCGTCTGtttgggaaaaagagaaaggaaggagaaggagagaagaagctgagccagtcagtcagcaacATGGAGGGAGACGGGCTGGGGTCTGAAGAGGATCTGGT GTCTACCCAGGGGACTCTGGGATCCCGCGCGCTGTCGCATGAAAGCATCTTCGTGGCAGACCAGGGTTCTCCAGGACCAGAACCCCCCAGGGTTCTCTCCCAGGAGAACGTTCACAGCAGCATCAAAGCTCTGCAG GAGAAACTCCAGCTGCAGAACATGCGACTGGGCCCGCCCCCTCTGGTTGTGCCAATTAAGCGTCAGGAGGATCTGGGGGGAAGCTCAGAAGATGACGGCCTTCCCCACAGCCCCTCTGAGACCTGCCAGGGCGACGCAGCACCCCGGGGGGGCTCATACAAG GCCTTTTCCCAGTCATCATcacgccctctctcccccatagcCAGACCCCCACGTTCCATGCCCCTCCATTCTGCCCCCCAGTCCGTGGTCTCCCCCGTTACTGAGCCCTCCACAGTGGACTTCAGCAGCCCAGCTCAGTTCACCCCCTGCTTGGATAACTCTGCTGCACGCCATCGGATGGCCATCAAACCCAGGAACCAGAGGGCCAGTGCCAAGACCAGGAGGCTGACCACG aaTGAGCCCAGACCACGGTCTGAGAGTTTTAACACTTTTGAACGCCCCTTGTctgaaaaagaggaagaggaagggctAGCTGTTGCCAAGGAGATGGCTCGTTTGCGATCCTTCTCTACCCAAGTCTTTGGGGCCGGGGGTACAGGGTTGACGacctccacagcccccccaGGATCACCTCTAAAGACTCCGGAGTTTACCCCCCTTCGATCTGCACCTCTGGAGGTCCCAAGgtcctccagccccaccctgcATCTCTCCCACCGGGGCTCCCCACAGAAGCACACCCTCTCTGGGgtctcctctcctggtcctgTGACCCCCCAGCCACCTCAGAAACCTGTGGAGCCAATGGCAGGCAAACAGCCTCAGCCCTTATTCGCTCAGTCTAAGCCAGAACTtcgagagaggaaagaagggacTGGAACCACGCCATCTAGTCAGGCCTTGGCAGCTAACTCAGGGGAGCTCAAGACCCCTGCTCCATCTCCAGCCAGGAGGGACCTTGAGAGCTCTGAGAGTCCCATCAACCCAAAGAACCTGACAGGGTCTGACAGGCCCTTTGCCAGCCTCTCGGCTGTGGAGGCTCTCAAGACCTCTCTGAGAAGAGGCTCACAGGAAGTGGCTAGCCCAGGAGAGGCTAGTAATAGCGCCTCTCTGGTCTCCATCAGCCAGGAGGATCTGGGGCAGCCAGAGGCAGGGTCGACTGGAGGGTTGAGGAAAGTCGCTTCTGGGCCAGGCACTGGCTCCGGGCCCTTCAAGTTCTCCATCAACTCCTCCAGGGTGGAACAAGAGAGGCCCAGGACTGGCAGTTTATTGGGGCTGATGGAGCCAGCTGGGACGGGGCTGAGGAAGGAGGACCGGGAGCGGGGAGCAGAAATGAGAGTGAACCCCTCAAACATGAGTGGGCAGGAGCAGCGAGCCAGCAAGCAGGAAGGACTCAAACTGAGAGAACAGCCTCCTGATCCTCTACCTGAAAGAGGGGACAAAGCCACAGTGGGAACAGCTAAACAGGGGGATCCCAAACCTGGCGTCCCTCCTCAAAACCCTGTCACGTCATGCGACAGAAGGGAGATTCTTAGAAAGGACCAATCCGAATCGCCGTCGCCTCCGGTCGCTGCCATGGATAccggggtgatggagggggaggaggtggagagccaCGAGGGTGTGGAAGAGGCAATGGAAGctaaggaagaggaggtgggaaaAGAGGAAGAGGCAAAAGCAGCGTTTGGCATCAAACTTCGCtgcacctccctgtctctcaagTGCCGGTTAGACGCAAGAGCTGCCGAGGTATCCGAATCCAAGGTCAGGTGGAACAGTGTTGAGGGGGGTGGGACGACCCCACCTCTTGCCCCCTCTAACCCCGGCTCCAAGTCCCTGGTGGCAGACAAGACAAGTGACCAGGAGAACCACTCCTCCAAGAAGCCCCTTACCAACACTTCCAAAACGGATGCAGCCACACTCAATGCCCGGACGGGGTCTTTTAGACAAGCAG ATCCTGGAGCTACAGTtaatcctcctcctccgtctctcaaAGATGTTCATATCGTGTCTTCGGCTGCAAGTCCCCCAGCAGAGGCTTCGAGCCAGGCCTCTGGCCCCAAGGAGGCCCAGGCCTCCCcagccaccccccaccctgatCCCCAGGCATCCGCCCCCGAGGTGTCCTGGATGAGCTTTGCCATGGAGAAAACCAGGAATCTTCAGCAGCTCTTTACTAGCAGGCTGCCCAGAGAGTTCCCTGGCATGCAGCAGGCCGCTCCACAACCACAGGCCaagacccaggcccagacccaggcccagacccaagcccagacccaggcccagacccaagcccagacccaggcccagacacagacccagacccaagcccagacccagacccaggccacGACCCAGGCTCAGGCTCAGCCACAGCCACAGATACAACGCCAGACACAGGTATTTAGTCAAGCCAAGACACAGGCCTTGACACAATCCCAGACACAGAAGGTGACGCAACCACAAGCACAGACAGTCACACCACAGACAGGGAATGCATCACAACCTCCCACCACCAAACAGCTGCCAGCAGAGATCAGAACAGCAGCCGAATCACAGCCCACAAGTCAACAACAGACTGCCAAGCTACCGCAAACCCCTAGTATAATCCAACCACAGACCCAGACACCAGGACAGCCAAAGGCAGCAACACAAACCACAAAACAGGTACACACTGCCAAACTACCACAGCCAGAGAGCATGACCCAAACTGCAAAACAAACTGCACAACCAACCATACCTCAAACGGTAGCCCAGTTCTCTCCACGTGTTTCTCAAACCCCCCAACAGCCCAGTCTACGGACCACCCAGCCCTTCCTGCGCTCTCTCCCACAGGCACGGGGAGAGAACACCTCCCAGGCTACCCCatggtctcccctctcctccagccccaaaTCCTCCCCCAGCCAACCCCCCTGGAGCTCCCGAGGTCTtcactccagcccccagcccagggCCACAATCCCAGCACAGGTCTCAActacagccccacccccagacccaaCCCCAGTCTCAGCCCCAGTTCCAACCTTAgttccagcctcagccccagcccaagCCCCAGCTTCAGTCccatccccagcctcagccccagttttggggaggggtgagacacgGGGAAGcctccagaggagaggagatgggacaACAGAGTCAGAAAAGCGTGCAGTCAGAACAGGAACGTTAGGACAAAGAACTGCTGCCTTTCAAGAGAAAATCTCTGACTCAACCCCTTCTGCTGGGGCTAAG gtgGAGCTTAGGAGGACAGCCCTGGAATCTACCGCCATATCCAAGACTGTATCTGGGCCCGAGACAAGTACAG aATCAAGTCCCACCAAAGTCCCAGGGAGGCTAACAGACAGAGAAGACCAGTGTCTGTCATCCTCGTCACCCCTGCAGAACATCTCCAATAGTGGGCAGCCATCTTGGATGGAGCTGGCTAAGAGGAAGTCTATGGCCTGGAGTGACAAGACCATggactag
- the cracdla gene encoding mucin-5AC isoform X1, translated as MCRRTEAWGFRQDRALVNRGHGTARQRRRGEREEEEREREEEERATCRHLCIIETMESVMGDTEDNSEELAVVSATGKRKSKMKSLKSRLFGKKRKEGEGEKKLSQSVSNMEGDGLGSEEDLVSTQGTLGSRALSHESIFVADQGSPGPEPPRVLSQENVHSSIKALQEKLQLQNMRLGPPPLVVPIKRQEDLGGSSEDDGLPHSPSETCQGDAAPRGGSYKAFSQSSSRPLSPIARPPRSMPLHSAPQSVVSPVTEPSTVDFSSPAQFTPCLDNSAARHRMAIKPRNQRASAKTRRLTTNEPRPRSESFNTFERPLSEKEEEEGLAVAKEMARLRSFSTQVFGAGGTGLTTSTAPPGSPLKTPEFTPLRSAPLEVPRSSSPTLHLSHRGSPQKHTLSGVSSPGPVTPQPPQKPVEPMAGKQPQPLFAQSKPELRERKEGTGTTPSSQALAANSGELKTPAPSPARRDLESSESPINPKNLTGSDRPFASLSAVEALKTSLRRGSQEVASPGEASNSASLVSISQEDLGQPEAGSTGGLRKVASGPGTGSGPFKFSINSSRVEQERPRTGSLLGLMEPAGTGLRKEDRERGAEMRVNPSNMSGQEQRASKQEGLKLREQPPDPLPERGDKATVGTAKQGDPKPGVPPQNPVTSCDRREILRKDQSESPSPPVAAMDTGVMEGEEVESHEGVEEAMEAKEEEVGKEEEAKAAFGIKLRCTSLSLKCRLDARAAEVSESKVRWNSVEGGGTTPPLAPSNPGSKSLVADKTSDQENHSSKKPLTNTSKTDAATLNARTGSFRQADPGATVNPPPPSLKDVHIVSSAASPPAEASSQASGPKEAQASPATPHPDPQASAPEVSWMSFAMEKTRNLQQLFTSRLPREFPGMQQAAPQPQAKTQAQTQAQTQAQTQAQTQAQTQAQTQTQTQAQTQTQATTQAQAQPQPQIQRQTQVFSQAKTQALTQSQTQKVTQPQAQTVTPQTGNASQPPTTKQLPAEIRTAAESQPTSQQQTAKLPQTPSIIQPQTQTPGQPKAATQTTKQVHTAKLPQPESMTQTAKQTAQPTIPQTVAQFSPRVSQTPQQPSLRTTQPFLRSLPQARGENTSQATPWSPLSSSPKSSPSQPPWSSRGLHSSPQPRATIPAQVSTTAPPPDPTPVSAPVPTLVPASAPAQAPASVPSPASAPVLGRGETRGSLQRRGDGTTESEKRAVRTGTLGQRTAAFQEKISDSTPSAGAKVELRRTALESTAISKTVSGPETSTESSPTKVPGRLTDREDQCLSSSSPLQNISNSGQPSWMELAKRKSMAWSDKTMD; from the exons ATGTGTCGGAGGACAGAAGCCTGGGGGTTTAGACAGGACCGAGCCTTGGTGAACAGGGGACACGGCACAGCGAggcagcggaggagaggagagagggaggaggaggagagagagagggaagaggaggagagagctacTTGTAGGCACCTG TGTATAATAGAAACAATGGAGTCTGTAATGGGAGACACAGAGGACAACTCTGAAGAGCTTGCAG TTGTCTCTGCGACAGGGAAGAGGAAGTCAAAGATGAAGAGTCTCAAGTCTCGTCTGtttgggaaaaagagaaaggaaggagaaggagagaagaagctgagccagtcagtcagcaacATGGAGGGAGACGGGCTGGGGTCTGAAGAGGATCTGGT GTCTACCCAGGGGACTCTGGGATCCCGCGCGCTGTCGCATGAAAGCATCTTCGTGGCAGACCAGGGTTCTCCAGGACCAGAACCCCCCAGGGTTCTCTCCCAGGAGAACGTTCACAGCAGCATCAAAGCTCTGCAG GAGAAACTCCAGCTGCAGAACATGCGACTGGGCCCGCCCCCTCTGGTTGTGCCAATTAAGCGTCAGGAGGATCTGGGGGGAAGCTCAGAAGATGACGGCCTTCCCCACAGCCCCTCTGAGACCTGCCAGGGCGACGCAGCACCCCGGGGGGGCTCATACAAG GCCTTTTCCCAGTCATCATcacgccctctctcccccatagcCAGACCCCCACGTTCCATGCCCCTCCATTCTGCCCCCCAGTCCGTGGTCTCCCCCGTTACTGAGCCCTCCACAGTGGACTTCAGCAGCCCAGCTCAGTTCACCCCCTGCTTGGATAACTCTGCTGCACGCCATCGGATGGCCATCAAACCCAGGAACCAGAGGGCCAGTGCCAAGACCAGGAGGCTGACCACG aaTGAGCCCAGACCACGGTCTGAGAGTTTTAACACTTTTGAACGCCCCTTGTctgaaaaagaggaagaggaagggctAGCTGTTGCCAAGGAGATGGCTCGTTTGCGATCCTTCTCTACCCAAGTCTTTGGGGCCGGGGGTACAGGGTTGACGacctccacagcccccccaGGATCACCTCTAAAGACTCCGGAGTTTACCCCCCTTCGATCTGCACCTCTGGAGGTCCCAAGgtcctccagccccaccctgcATCTCTCCCACCGGGGCTCCCCACAGAAGCACACCCTCTCTGGGgtctcctctcctggtcctgTGACCCCCCAGCCACCTCAGAAACCTGTGGAGCCAATGGCAGGCAAACAGCCTCAGCCCTTATTCGCTCAGTCTAAGCCAGAACTtcgagagaggaaagaagggacTGGAACCACGCCATCTAGTCAGGCCTTGGCAGCTAACTCAGGGGAGCTCAAGACCCCTGCTCCATCTCCAGCCAGGAGGGACCTTGAGAGCTCTGAGAGTCCCATCAACCCAAAGAACCTGACAGGGTCTGACAGGCCCTTTGCCAGCCTCTCGGCTGTGGAGGCTCTCAAGACCTCTCTGAGAAGAGGCTCACAGGAAGTGGCTAGCCCAGGAGAGGCTAGTAATAGCGCCTCTCTGGTCTCCATCAGCCAGGAGGATCTGGGGCAGCCAGAGGCAGGGTCGACTGGAGGGTTGAGGAAAGTCGCTTCTGGGCCAGGCACTGGCTCCGGGCCCTTCAAGTTCTCCATCAACTCCTCCAGGGTGGAACAAGAGAGGCCCAGGACTGGCAGTTTATTGGGGCTGATGGAGCCAGCTGGGACGGGGCTGAGGAAGGAGGACCGGGAGCGGGGAGCAGAAATGAGAGTGAACCCCTCAAACATGAGTGGGCAGGAGCAGCGAGCCAGCAAGCAGGAAGGACTCAAACTGAGAGAACAGCCTCCTGATCCTCTACCTGAAAGAGGGGACAAAGCCACAGTGGGAACAGCTAAACAGGGGGATCCCAAACCTGGCGTCCCTCCTCAAAACCCTGTCACGTCATGCGACAGAAGGGAGATTCTTAGAAAGGACCAATCCGAATCGCCGTCGCCTCCGGTCGCTGCCATGGATAccggggtgatggagggggaggaggtggagagccaCGAGGGTGTGGAAGAGGCAATGGAAGctaaggaagaggaggtgggaaaAGAGGAAGAGGCAAAAGCAGCGTTTGGCATCAAACTTCGCtgcacctccctgtctctcaagTGCCGGTTAGACGCAAGAGCTGCCGAGGTATCCGAATCCAAGGTCAGGTGGAACAGTGTTGAGGGGGGTGGGACGACCCCACCTCTTGCCCCCTCTAACCCCGGCTCCAAGTCCCTGGTGGCAGACAAGACAAGTGACCAGGAGAACCACTCCTCCAAGAAGCCCCTTACCAACACTTCCAAAACGGATGCAGCCACACTCAATGCCCGGACGGGGTCTTTTAGACAAGCAG ATCCTGGAGCTACAGTtaatcctcctcctccgtctctcaaAGATGTTCATATCGTGTCTTCGGCTGCAAGTCCCCCAGCAGAGGCTTCGAGCCAGGCCTCTGGCCCCAAGGAGGCCCAGGCCTCCCcagccaccccccaccctgatCCCCAGGCATCCGCCCCCGAGGTGTCCTGGATGAGCTTTGCCATGGAGAAAACCAGGAATCTTCAGCAGCTCTTTACTAGCAGGCTGCCCAGAGAGTTCCCTGGCATGCAGCAGGCCGCTCCACAACCACAGGCCaagacccaggcccagacccaggcccagacccaagcccagacccaggcccagacccaagcccagacccaggcccagacacagacccagacccaagcccagacccagacccaggccacGACCCAGGCTCAGGCTCAGCCACAGCCACAGATACAACGCCAGACACAGGTATTTAGTCAAGCCAAGACACAGGCCTTGACACAATCCCAGACACAGAAGGTGACGCAACCACAAGCACAGACAGTCACACCACAGACAGGGAATGCATCACAACCTCCCACCACCAAACAGCTGCCAGCAGAGATCAGAACAGCAGCCGAATCACAGCCCACAAGTCAACAACAGACTGCCAAGCTACCGCAAACCCCTAGTATAATCCAACCACAGACCCAGACACCAGGACAGCCAAAGGCAGCAACACAAACCACAAAACAGGTACACACTGCCAAACTACCACAGCCAGAGAGCATGACCCAAACTGCAAAACAAACTGCACAACCAACCATACCTCAAACGGTAGCCCAGTTCTCTCCACGTGTTTCTCAAACCCCCCAACAGCCCAGTCTACGGACCACCCAGCCCTTCCTGCGCTCTCTCCCACAGGCACGGGGAGAGAACACCTCCCAGGCTACCCCatggtctcccctctcctccagccccaaaTCCTCCCCCAGCCAACCCCCCTGGAGCTCCCGAGGTCTtcactccagcccccagcccagggCCACAATCCCAGCACAGGTCTCAActacagccccacccccagacccaaCCCCAGTCTCAGCCCCAGTTCCAACCTTAgttccagcctcagccccagcccaagCCCCAGCTTCAGTCccatccccagcctcagccccagttttggggaggggtgagacacgGGGAAGcctccagaggagaggagatgggacaACAGAGTCAGAAAAGCGTGCAGTCAGAACAGGAACGTTAGGACAAAGAACTGCTGCCTTTCAAGAGAAAATCTCTGACTCAACCCCTTCTGCTGGGGCTAAG gtgGAGCTTAGGAGGACAGCCCTGGAATCTACCGCCATATCCAAGACTGTATCTGGGCCCGAGACAAGTACAG aATCAAGTCCCACCAAAGTCCCAGGGAGGCTAACAGACAGAGAAGACCAGTGTCTGTCATCCTCGTCACCCCTGCAGAACATCTCCAATAGTGGGCAGCCATCTTGGATGGAGCTGGCTAAGAGGAAGTCTATGGCCTGGAGTGACAAGACCATggactag